Proteins from a genomic interval of Trichoderma breve strain T069 chromosome 2, whole genome shotgun sequence:
- a CDS encoding flavin-binding monooxygenase-like domain-containing protein, producing the protein MADSGLPIEEHDIVIIGAGLSGINAAHRLKTDLPHRSFTILEARDVIGGTWSFFKYPGMRSDSSLRSFGLQWHPWKHSHKVATAAEICEYLEDAARTDGSYDKIQLGHRVVQSDWSTEEQRWTLEIDVHGSKKLVKANFLFTCIGYYSYEKALDSPVPGIENFEGTVVHPQWWPENLDYNDKHVIIIGSGATAITLLPEMADKSKSLTMLQRTPSYVVSMKRSSDLEKFLSSWLSLAWVHWIGRFIDVWFEVFVSELCLSFPRLGRFLITQDLDKKLPKKVDASIHFNPTYGPFEQRLCLTPDDEFFNALHRDNVEIVTDVIDTAEKDGIVLKSGRKLPADIIVTATGLHIQVLSGMKPRVDGKEVDIGQQYAWRGCLIEGIPNLASVFGYVTTTWTPGADSMTRLAIRVVKQMEADNASSVVPVIERTEGMPRMLSTNAKSSYFVKAADRIPKVTGKGPFYGRLNLVVDLWALWFGSMRDGLVYTKREAKKTK; encoded by the coding sequence ATGGCTGACTCCGGATTGCCTATTGAGGAACATGACATTGTCATCATTGGCGCGGGCCTTAGTGGCATAAACGCTGCTCACCGGCTGAAAACCGACCTTCCTCACCGGTCCTTCACCATCCTCGAGGCCCGCGACGTGATCGGTGGGACATGGAGCTTTTTCAAGTATCCGGGCATGCGCAGCGACTCGTCTCTCCGGTCCTTTGGCCTTCAGTGGCACCCCTGGAAGCACTCTCACAAGGTCGCCACGGCCGCTGAGATTTGCGAGTACCTCGAGGATGCTGCCAGGACAGACGGATCCTACGACAAGATCCAGTTGGGACACCGAGTTGTGCAAAGTGATTGGAGTACTGAGGAGCAGAGATGGACCCTGGAGATTGATGTCCACGgctccaagaagctggtcAAGGCCAACTTCCTCTTCACTTGCATTGGGTATTACTCGTATGAAAAGGCATTGGACAGCCCCGTGCCCGGTATCGAGAACTTTGAAGGAACAGTCGTCCATCCGCAATGGTGGCCAGAGAACCTCGACTATAACGACAAGCACGTCATAATTATCGGTAGCGGAGCAACCGCCATTACGCTGTTGCCAGAGATGGCTGACAAGTCAAAGTCTCTCACGATGCTTCAGCGGACGCCGTCGTATGTTGTTTCCATGAAGAGAAGCTCAGACCTCGAGAAGTTCCTGTCGTCGTGGCTGTCCTTGGCCTGGGTGCACTGGATTGGCCGATTCATCGACGTGTGGTTTGAAGTCTTCGTCTCCGAACTCTGCCTGTCATTTCCCCGTTTGGGACGCTTTCTCATCACCCAGGATCTGGACAAGAAATTGCCAAAGAAAGTTGATGCTTCAATTCACTTTAATCCCACTTATGGCCCGTTTGAGCAGCGGCTGTGCCTGACTCCAGATGACGAGTTCTTCAACGCCTTACATCGCGACAACGTCGAGATTGTAACTGATGTGATCGATACAGCTGAGAAGGATGGAATCGTGCTCAAATCCGGACGCAAGCTGCCGGCAGACATCATTGTGACGGCCACTGGTTTGCACATCCAAGTCCTCAGCGGAATGAAGCCTCGAGTTGACGGCAAAGAGGTCGACATCGGACAGCAGTACGCGTGGAGAGGCTGCTTAATCGAAGGTATACCCAACCTGGCGTCCGTTTTCGGTTACGTGACCACGACGTGGACTCCCGGCGCCGATTCCATGACAAGGCTGGCCATTCGGGTGGtgaagcagatggaggcGGACAACGCGTCAAGCGTCGTCCCAGTCATAGAGAGGACAGAGGGGATGCCGCGAATGTTGAGTACGAATGCAAAGAGCTCCTACTtcgtcaaggctgccgaCCGGATCCCGAAAGTCACAGGCAAGGGCCCATTTTATGGACGTCTGAACCTGGTCGTTGATTTATGGGCTTTATGGTTTGGGAGCATGCGAGATGGATTGGTGTATACCAAGAGggaagccaagaagaccaaaTAA